The following proteins are encoded in a genomic region of Corythoichthys intestinalis isolate RoL2023-P3 chromosome 5, ASM3026506v1, whole genome shotgun sequence:
- the mapk8ip2 gene encoding C-Jun-amino-terminal kinase-interacting protein 2 isoform X1: MADRAEMFSLNTFHSLSPPGCRPAHDISLEEFDDEDLSEITDDCGIGLNYDSDPYEKDSLILEKNDTHHPVCSFQDDFQEFEMIDDEDEDDEDEEDEDEEEVDPDAPPSPSASPPPSPILGTLKSRPTTLNLTTAVSQDSLNNNSSLSPKKGTWQDSLRNPSSQGRTTPTHSCLDDGSHVTGQCPTSPLSQPLMSQNEGTPAKQAGEGGNPHSPHRPLLCDVEGNRRERPEYGSFGQLKSHPGDVIKPKPDTSRVPSVDEHSQCSDTEVDHDLNNSHNHKHLKRLATDTYTITNESGTEAGNDPDPDGTSRCLSSTAPLGGNDGADTPLSDDELDKDFEVEFMRKETYDMVCKENPSSYVEFPCIEPYDPAPFSSDAPDKSKSSDSPASAAQAVAAQESHSPSSDPGIADMNQQGYVTSDLDRELSSPGSDSELDGEVDIAFTCEGATHSNMISSISETELDLTSDDSSSGRSSHLTNSIEEASSPTSDQELDPDTELEQDSGIVGLKASLFLGQPDPIKEASPPPSPSPLPSPTIATPSSADSPKSYGISQALADLQDSDLPGEHQADPDETLPPQQCEDSTSRQMVLKIEPDHSLECFKPSFYLPVGPRLMPVADDYDETSEGDSESESEDELSENSDSPWLLSNLVNRMISEGSYPISCPEDCFKREVSVSDTISPSSEMGDGDSFADEDPELVTTSGPRNIKADQGDRTKMCGSPYGSVVHSRDTMEHCVKNSTETVNYSSAGVSTTGLSKNAKRLERNQDPDKDLDSPNLSDKDIGRETDPRTTSRSSASLERITEVKHSLTLDIPTSQTNRCFSLTYSTDNDEEDDQGDSYPFLDDFRRQSYRGSDLQLETSESCVPDQPCPDRNLPPCEKAPSPKQPSEDDGLAYDSMKYTLVVDENTTLELVSLRRCTSVLSEDSELSTLCDEEPLETGQVDYCCNDEGVRPELLSSSEDSSPEADLPFSKKFLNVFVNSTSRSSSTESFGLFSCTVNGEERDQTHRAVYRFIPRHADELELDVDDPLYVEEEEDDYWYRGYNMRTGERGIFPAFYAHEVIGHSKELLAMKRNPAWIETFDVQFLGSVEVPQHQGNGILCAAMQKIALSRKRTVHVRPPSLCELEISLQGVKLIMSLEDEYDCLDEFDRCSHFFQMKNISFCGCHPRNNCYFGFITKHPMLSRFACHVFVSQESMRPVAECVGRAFQEYYQEHVEYACPTEDIYLE, encoded by the exons GCCGGCCCACGACATCAGCCTGGAGGAGTTCGACGACGAAGATCTCTCGGAAATCACGGACGACTGCGGGATCGGACTCAATTACGACTCGGATCCCTACGAAAAG GACTCCCTGATCCTGGAGAAGAACGACACGCACCACCCGGTGTGCTCCTTTCAGGACGACTTCCAGGAGTTTGAAATGATCGATGACGAAGACGAGGATGACGAAGACGAGGAGGATGAGGATGAAGAAGAGGTGGACCCCGACGCCCCTCCGTCCCCATCGGCGTCGCCTCCCCCTTCGCCGATTCTCGGCACGCTGAAGAGCAGACCGACGACGCTAAACCTCACGACGGCTGTGTCGCAG GATTCACTTAACAACAACAGCAGTCTGTCGCCAAAGAAAGGAACCTGGCAGGACTCGTTGCGCAACCCTTCGTCACAGG GACGCACGACTCCAACCCACTCATGCCTGGATGACGGTAGCCACGTGACCGGCCAATGTCCGACCTCCCCGCTTTCTCAGCCGCTAATGTCGCAGAATGAAGGTACTCCAGCAAAACAAGCAGGGGAGGGCGGGAACCCCCATTCCCCACACAGGCCACTCCTCTGTGACGTGGAGGGCAACAGGCGGGAAAGGCCGGAATAcg GCTCATTTGGTCAACTAAAGTCCCATCCTGGTGATGTTATCAAACCAAAGCCCGACACTAGCAGAGTACCTTCCGTAGACGAGCATTCCCAGTGTTCGGACACGGAGGTGGACCACGATCTAAACAACAGCCACAACCACAAACACTTAAAGCGGCTGGCCACAGACACGTACACCATCACCAACGAGTCCGGAACAGAAGCGGGGAACGACCCGGATCCAGACGGAACCAGTCGCTGCTTATCATCCACCGCTCCGTTGGGAGGCAACGACGGCGCCGACACCCCCTTGTCCGATGACGAGTTGGACAAGGACTTTGAAGTGGAGTTCATGCGAAAGGAGACCTACGATATGGTGTGCAAGGAAAACCCGTCCTCGTACGTGGAGTTCCCGTGTATCGAACCCTATGACCCAGCTCCCTTCTCTTCGGATGCTCCTGACAAGTCCAAAAGTTCCGATTCTCCAGCCTCGGCGGCTCAGGCGGTCGCGGCTCAGGAGTCCCACTCTCCGTCGTCCGATCCGGGGATCGCGGACATGAACCAGCAAGGTTACGTGACTTCCGACCTGGACCGGGAACTGAGCTCCCCGGGTTCTGACTCCGAGCTGGACGGAGAAGTCGACATAGCATTTACCTGCGAAGGTGCGACACACTCCAATATGATCTCGTCTATCTCCGAAACGGAGCTGGACCTGACCAGCGATGATAGCAGCAGCGGGCGTTCTTCTCACCTCACCAACTCCATCGAGGAGGCTAGCTCACCCACGTCAGACCAGGAACTGGACCCCGATACGGAGTTGGAGCAGGACAGCGGAATCGTGGGACTTAAAGCGTCTCTCTTTTTGGGTCAGCCGGACCCGATCAAAGAAGCCTCTCCCCCACCATCTCCGTCGCCTCTACCTTCTCCGACGATTGCCACCCCGTCCTCTGCCGACTCCCCCAAGTCTTACGGTATCTCGCAGGCTCTGGCGGACCTCCAGGACAGCGATCTACCCGGAGAGCACCAGGCCGACCCCGACGAGACTCTTCCTCCCCAACAGTGCGAGGACAGCACGTCCAGACAAATGGTTCTCAAGATAGAACCCGACCACAGCCTGGAGTGCTTCAAACCCTCCTTCTATCTTCCAGTAGGACCCAGACTCATGCCCGTCGCAGACGACTACGACGAAACCAGCGAAGGGGATTCCGAATCGGAAAGCGAGGACGAGCTGAGTGAAAACTCGGACTCGCCCTGGCTGCTTAGCAACTTGGTCAACAGGATGATCTCGGAAGGTTCTTACCCGATTAGCTGTCCCGAAGACTGCTTCAAGAGGGAGGTATCTGTGTCAGACACCATCTCTCCATCCTCGGAAATGGGTGACGGAGATAGTTTCGCTGATGAGGACCCAGAATTGGTTACTACATCAGGGCCCAGGAACATTAAGGCCGATCAAGGCGACAGAACGAAGATGTGTGGATCTCCGTACGGAAGTGTGGTTCACTCTCGTGACACAATGGAACACTGTGTTAAGAATTCTACAGAAACCGTTAATTACTCTTCTGCTGGAGTCTCCACCACCGGACTGTCCAAGAACGCCAAAAGACTGGAGAGGAACCAAGATCCAGATAAGGACTTGGATTCCCCGAACCTTAGCGACAAAGACATCGGCCGGGAGACGGATCCCAGGACGACGAGTCGCTCATCCGCGTCCCTCGAGAGGATCACTGAGGTCAAACACAGCCTGACGCTGGACATACCCACGTCCCAGACAAACCGTTGCTTCAGCCTGACCTACTCCACAGACAACGACGAAGAGGATGACCAAGGAGACTCGTACCCGTTCTTGGACGACTTTAGGAGACAGTCCTACAGGGGTAGCGATTTACAGCTGGAAACATCAGAGTCCTGTGTGCCGGACCAACCCTGTCCAGACCGTAACCTCCCGCCGTGTGAGAAAGCACCGTCTCCGAAGCAACCCAGTGAAGATGATGGATTGGCCTATGATTCCATGAAGTACACGCTAGTTGTTGATGAGAACACTACTCTGGAACTCGTCAGCCTCAGAAG GTGCACATCAGTCCTGAGTGAAGACAGCGAGCTCTCCACGTTATGCGACGAAGAACCTTTGGAGACGGGTCAGGTGGATTATTGCTGCAATGACGAAGGGGTGAGGCCGGAACTTCTCAGTTCTTCCGAAGACTCCTCCCCTGAGGCCGACCTCCCGTTTTCTAAGAAGTTTCTCAACGTCTTTGTCAATAGCACGTCACGTTCCTCCA GTACAGAATCATTTGGACTTTTCTCCTGCACCGTCAACGGTGAAGAGAGGGACCAAACCCATAGGGCGGTGTACAG GTTCATCCCCAGGCACGCAGATGAGCTGGAGCTAGACGTGGACGATCCACTGTAcgtggaggaggaagaggacgaCTACTGGTACCGAGGTTACAACATGCGCACGGGGGAACGTGGAATCTTCCCCGCCTTCTACGCCCACGAGGTCATCGGTCACTCCAAGGAGTTGTTGG CCATGAAACGTAACCCGGCGTGGATCGAGACGTTCGACGTGCAGTTCTTGGGTTCCGTGGAAGTACCTCAACATCAAGGCAATGGAATTCTCTGTGCCGCCATGCAAAAG ATTGCACTGTCCAGGAAGCGGACCGTGCACGTGAGGCCACCGTCTTTATGTGAGCTAGAGATCAGCTTGCAAGGAGTGAAGCTGATCATGAGTCTGGAAGATGAATACGATTGTCTGGATGAG TTTGACAGATGCAGCCACTTCTTTCAGATGAAGAACATTTCTTTCTGCGGTTGTCATCCGAGGAACAACTG CTACTTCGGCTTCATCACCAAGCATCCCATGCTGAGCAGGTTTGCGTGTCACGTCTTCGTCTCCCAAGAGTCCATGCGGCCTGTAGCAGAGTGCGTCGG tcgggCCTTCCAGGAATACTACCAGGAACACGTGGAGTACGCCTGCCCCACCGAGGACATCTACCTGGAATGA
- the mapk8ip2 gene encoding C-Jun-amino-terminal kinase-interacting protein 2 isoform X2 — MADRAEMFSLNTFHSLSPPGCRPAHDISLEEFDDEDLSEITDDCGIGLNYDSDPYEKDSLILEKNDTHHPVCSFQDDFQEFEMIDDEDEDDEDEEDEDEEEVDPDAPPSPSASPPPSPILGTLKSRPTTLNLTTAVSQDSLNNNSSLSPKKGTWQDSLRNPSSQGRTTPTHSCLDDGSHVTGQCPTSPLSQPLMSQNEGSFGQLKSHPGDVIKPKPDTSRVPSVDEHSQCSDTEVDHDLNNSHNHKHLKRLATDTYTITNESGTEAGNDPDPDGTSRCLSSTAPLGGNDGADTPLSDDELDKDFEVEFMRKETYDMVCKENPSSYVEFPCIEPYDPAPFSSDAPDKSKSSDSPASAAQAVAAQESHSPSSDPGIADMNQQGYVTSDLDRELSSPGSDSELDGEVDIAFTCEGATHSNMISSISETELDLTSDDSSSGRSSHLTNSIEEASSPTSDQELDPDTELEQDSGIVGLKASLFLGQPDPIKEASPPPSPSPLPSPTIATPSSADSPKSYGISQALADLQDSDLPGEHQADPDETLPPQQCEDSTSRQMVLKIEPDHSLECFKPSFYLPVGPRLMPVADDYDETSEGDSESESEDELSENSDSPWLLSNLVNRMISEGSYPISCPEDCFKREVSVSDTISPSSEMGDGDSFADEDPELVTTSGPRNIKADQGDRTKMCGSPYGSVVHSRDTMEHCVKNSTETVNYSSAGVSTTGLSKNAKRLERNQDPDKDLDSPNLSDKDIGRETDPRTTSRSSASLERITEVKHSLTLDIPTSQTNRCFSLTYSTDNDEEDDQGDSYPFLDDFRRQSYRGSDLQLETSESCVPDQPCPDRNLPPCEKAPSPKQPSEDDGLAYDSMKYTLVVDENTTLELVSLRRCTSVLSEDSELSTLCDEEPLETGQVDYCCNDEGVRPELLSSSEDSSPEADLPFSKKFLNVFVNSTSRSSSTESFGLFSCTVNGEERDQTHRAVYRFIPRHADELELDVDDPLYVEEEEDDYWYRGYNMRTGERGIFPAFYAHEVIGHSKELLAMKRNPAWIETFDVQFLGSVEVPQHQGNGILCAAMQKIALSRKRTVHVRPPSLCELEISLQGVKLIMSLEDEYDCLDEFDRCSHFFQMKNISFCGCHPRNNCYFGFITKHPMLSRFACHVFVSQESMRPVAECVGRAFQEYYQEHVEYACPTEDIYLE; from the exons GCCGGCCCACGACATCAGCCTGGAGGAGTTCGACGACGAAGATCTCTCGGAAATCACGGACGACTGCGGGATCGGACTCAATTACGACTCGGATCCCTACGAAAAG GACTCCCTGATCCTGGAGAAGAACGACACGCACCACCCGGTGTGCTCCTTTCAGGACGACTTCCAGGAGTTTGAAATGATCGATGACGAAGACGAGGATGACGAAGACGAGGAGGATGAGGATGAAGAAGAGGTGGACCCCGACGCCCCTCCGTCCCCATCGGCGTCGCCTCCCCCTTCGCCGATTCTCGGCACGCTGAAGAGCAGACCGACGACGCTAAACCTCACGACGGCTGTGTCGCAG GATTCACTTAACAACAACAGCAGTCTGTCGCCAAAGAAAGGAACCTGGCAGGACTCGTTGCGCAACCCTTCGTCACAGG GACGCACGACTCCAACCCACTCATGCCTGGATGACGGTAGCCACGTGACCGGCCAATGTCCGACCTCCCCGCTTTCTCAGCCGCTAATGTCGCAGAATGAAG GCTCATTTGGTCAACTAAAGTCCCATCCTGGTGATGTTATCAAACCAAAGCCCGACACTAGCAGAGTACCTTCCGTAGACGAGCATTCCCAGTGTTCGGACACGGAGGTGGACCACGATCTAAACAACAGCCACAACCACAAACACTTAAAGCGGCTGGCCACAGACACGTACACCATCACCAACGAGTCCGGAACAGAAGCGGGGAACGACCCGGATCCAGACGGAACCAGTCGCTGCTTATCATCCACCGCTCCGTTGGGAGGCAACGACGGCGCCGACACCCCCTTGTCCGATGACGAGTTGGACAAGGACTTTGAAGTGGAGTTCATGCGAAAGGAGACCTACGATATGGTGTGCAAGGAAAACCCGTCCTCGTACGTGGAGTTCCCGTGTATCGAACCCTATGACCCAGCTCCCTTCTCTTCGGATGCTCCTGACAAGTCCAAAAGTTCCGATTCTCCAGCCTCGGCGGCTCAGGCGGTCGCGGCTCAGGAGTCCCACTCTCCGTCGTCCGATCCGGGGATCGCGGACATGAACCAGCAAGGTTACGTGACTTCCGACCTGGACCGGGAACTGAGCTCCCCGGGTTCTGACTCCGAGCTGGACGGAGAAGTCGACATAGCATTTACCTGCGAAGGTGCGACACACTCCAATATGATCTCGTCTATCTCCGAAACGGAGCTGGACCTGACCAGCGATGATAGCAGCAGCGGGCGTTCTTCTCACCTCACCAACTCCATCGAGGAGGCTAGCTCACCCACGTCAGACCAGGAACTGGACCCCGATACGGAGTTGGAGCAGGACAGCGGAATCGTGGGACTTAAAGCGTCTCTCTTTTTGGGTCAGCCGGACCCGATCAAAGAAGCCTCTCCCCCACCATCTCCGTCGCCTCTACCTTCTCCGACGATTGCCACCCCGTCCTCTGCCGACTCCCCCAAGTCTTACGGTATCTCGCAGGCTCTGGCGGACCTCCAGGACAGCGATCTACCCGGAGAGCACCAGGCCGACCCCGACGAGACTCTTCCTCCCCAACAGTGCGAGGACAGCACGTCCAGACAAATGGTTCTCAAGATAGAACCCGACCACAGCCTGGAGTGCTTCAAACCCTCCTTCTATCTTCCAGTAGGACCCAGACTCATGCCCGTCGCAGACGACTACGACGAAACCAGCGAAGGGGATTCCGAATCGGAAAGCGAGGACGAGCTGAGTGAAAACTCGGACTCGCCCTGGCTGCTTAGCAACTTGGTCAACAGGATGATCTCGGAAGGTTCTTACCCGATTAGCTGTCCCGAAGACTGCTTCAAGAGGGAGGTATCTGTGTCAGACACCATCTCTCCATCCTCGGAAATGGGTGACGGAGATAGTTTCGCTGATGAGGACCCAGAATTGGTTACTACATCAGGGCCCAGGAACATTAAGGCCGATCAAGGCGACAGAACGAAGATGTGTGGATCTCCGTACGGAAGTGTGGTTCACTCTCGTGACACAATGGAACACTGTGTTAAGAATTCTACAGAAACCGTTAATTACTCTTCTGCTGGAGTCTCCACCACCGGACTGTCCAAGAACGCCAAAAGACTGGAGAGGAACCAAGATCCAGATAAGGACTTGGATTCCCCGAACCTTAGCGACAAAGACATCGGCCGGGAGACGGATCCCAGGACGACGAGTCGCTCATCCGCGTCCCTCGAGAGGATCACTGAGGTCAAACACAGCCTGACGCTGGACATACCCACGTCCCAGACAAACCGTTGCTTCAGCCTGACCTACTCCACAGACAACGACGAAGAGGATGACCAAGGAGACTCGTACCCGTTCTTGGACGACTTTAGGAGACAGTCCTACAGGGGTAGCGATTTACAGCTGGAAACATCAGAGTCCTGTGTGCCGGACCAACCCTGTCCAGACCGTAACCTCCCGCCGTGTGAGAAAGCACCGTCTCCGAAGCAACCCAGTGAAGATGATGGATTGGCCTATGATTCCATGAAGTACACGCTAGTTGTTGATGAGAACACTACTCTGGAACTCGTCAGCCTCAGAAG GTGCACATCAGTCCTGAGTGAAGACAGCGAGCTCTCCACGTTATGCGACGAAGAACCTTTGGAGACGGGTCAGGTGGATTATTGCTGCAATGACGAAGGGGTGAGGCCGGAACTTCTCAGTTCTTCCGAAGACTCCTCCCCTGAGGCCGACCTCCCGTTTTCTAAGAAGTTTCTCAACGTCTTTGTCAATAGCACGTCACGTTCCTCCA GTACAGAATCATTTGGACTTTTCTCCTGCACCGTCAACGGTGAAGAGAGGGACCAAACCCATAGGGCGGTGTACAG GTTCATCCCCAGGCACGCAGATGAGCTGGAGCTAGACGTGGACGATCCACTGTAcgtggaggaggaagaggacgaCTACTGGTACCGAGGTTACAACATGCGCACGGGGGAACGTGGAATCTTCCCCGCCTTCTACGCCCACGAGGTCATCGGTCACTCCAAGGAGTTGTTGG CCATGAAACGTAACCCGGCGTGGATCGAGACGTTCGACGTGCAGTTCTTGGGTTCCGTGGAAGTACCTCAACATCAAGGCAATGGAATTCTCTGTGCCGCCATGCAAAAG ATTGCACTGTCCAGGAAGCGGACCGTGCACGTGAGGCCACCGTCTTTATGTGAGCTAGAGATCAGCTTGCAAGGAGTGAAGCTGATCATGAGTCTGGAAGATGAATACGATTGTCTGGATGAG TTTGACAGATGCAGCCACTTCTTTCAGATGAAGAACATTTCTTTCTGCGGTTGTCATCCGAGGAACAACTG CTACTTCGGCTTCATCACCAAGCATCCCATGCTGAGCAGGTTTGCGTGTCACGTCTTCGTCTCCCAAGAGTCCATGCGGCCTGTAGCAGAGTGCGTCGG tcgggCCTTCCAGGAATACTACCAGGAACACGTGGAGTACGCCTGCCCCACCGAGGACATCTACCTGGAATGA